The following coding sequences are from one Coffea arabica cultivar ET-39 chromosome 11e, Coffea Arabica ET-39 HiFi, whole genome shotgun sequence window:
- the LOC113718582 gene encoding putative disease resistance RPP13-like protein 3: MKSKIIEFKHVTLGDQRESLIGIHYVRKVVRKFFDGESGVCQGLLQTLQLARSVRQMMRKMYDKRAGGKEYLQSGNASLRGSLQHDSNKQHIVVGLDDYSGRMLDQITGFPSRLEIVTIVGMGGIGKTTLAKNIFDHPYTIYHYYCRAWVAVSQVYQVRDLLLGILSSVGQLNAETYSKTNDQLAEVLYRSLKGRRYLIVMDDMWSAKAWDDVKRSFPNDKNGSRVIVTTRFNGCGYLCQSENASSFYEPAKHRRKLEINGKYIVWSGSITRTLDSCRAIASSISSFLRTDAEHCLEMLALSYNHLPPYLKVCFLYMGAFPEDCEIEVQKLIHLWIAEGFLDPKVLEHPEAVAVDYLEDLIRRSLVLVGKRSFDGKIKTCLLHDLLWELCLREAQKENFLSVIKGFSAGIADQRRLSLHKDSYLDVHLAPEMAYVRSFLYFDVGSGFEPDILFFQLGFKLLKVLDVIFLRFETFPVQILELVHLSYLGLMVTFELPKMLSRLKNLQTLVIHGPWTSTDYAESPNLLFEYWSMPKLRHLYITVACCLRSPSVKMDISLWPFTSKCIQVVSGIRFASCTREVFISMPSLRMLGLSETKEDYEMDWSAKCLKELFYLQEL, encoded by the exons atGAAGTCAAAGATCATTGAATTCAAACATGTAACACTCGGTGATCAAAGAGAATCACTGATAGGGATTCATTACGTCCGGAAAGTAGTTAGGAAATTCTTTGATGGAGAGAGTGGGGTTTGTCAAGGTTTGTTGCAGACACTGCAGCTGGCTCGTTCAGTTAGACAAATGATGAGGAAGATGTATGATAAAAGAGCTGGTGGCAAGGAATATTTGCAGTCAGGAAATGCTTCACTCAGGGGCTCATTACAGCACGATTCAAATAAGCAACATATTGTGGTTGGCCTTGATGACTACTCGGGTAGAATGCTGGACCAAATTACTGGATTTCCATCTAGACTAGAAATCGTCACGATTGTTGGGATGGGTGGCATCGGTAAAACAACACTTGCCAAAAACATCTTTGATCATCCTTACACCATTTATCACTACTATTGTCGTGCATGGGTTGCAGTGTCCCAAGTTTATCAAGTGAGGGATTTGTTATTAGGCATTTTGAGCTCTGTTGGTCAACTCAATGCTGAAACCTATTCAAAAACCAATGACCAATTAGCTGAGGTCTTGTATAGAAGTTTGAAGGGCAGGAGATATTTAATTGTCATGGATGATATGTGGAGTGCTAAGGCTTGGGATGATGTCAAAAGATCTTttccaaatgataaaaatggaAGTCGAGTAATAGTAACTACTCGGTTTAACGGATGTGGCTATCTATGTCAATCCGAAAACGCCTCCTCATTTTATGAGCCTGCTAAGCATAGAAGAAAGCTCGAAATTAATGGAAAATATATTGTTTGGAGTGGAAG TATCACGAGAACACTTGATTCCTGTAGGGCTATAGCAAGCAGCATTAGTTCATTCCTACGCACTGACGCCGAACATTGTCTAGAAATGCTTGCTTTAAGTTACAACCACCTACCCCCTTACTTGAAAGTCTGCTTCCTGTATATGGGGGCTTTCCCTGAAGATTGtgaaattgaagtgcaaaaaTTGATCCATTTATGGATAGCCGAGGGCTTCTTGGATCCAAAAGTTCTTGAACATCCAGAAGCAGTGGCTGTGGATTACTTGGAAGACCTCATTCGCAGAAGCTTAGTTTTGGTTGGAAAAAGGAGTTTTGATGGCAAAATCAAAACATGCCTCCTCCATGATCTTTTGTGGGAACTGTGCTTAAGAGAAGCtcagaaagaaaacttcttatCTGTGATAAAAGGTTTTTCTGCAGGTATAGCTGATCAGCGCCGTCTCAGTCTCCACAAGGACTCTTATCTTGATGTTCACTTGGCACCCGAAATGGCATATGTCAGATCATTTCTGTATTTTGATGTGGGTTCTGGCTTCGAACCAGACATCTTATTCTTCCAGTTGGGCTTTAAATTGCTAAAAGTATTGGATGTGATTTTTCTGCGATTTGAAACTTTCCCTGTTCAAATACTAGAACTGGTTCATTTGAGTTACCTTGGACTGATGGTCACTTTTGAGCTTCCCAAAATGTTATCTAGACTCAAGAATCTGCAAACACTAGTGATTCATGGTCCCTGGACTAGCACAGATTATGCTGAGTCCCCAAATCTGTTGTTTGAATATTGGAGTATGCCAAAGTTAAGGCATCTCTATATTACTGTTGCTTGCTGTTTAAGAAGTCCTTCTGTCAAAATGGATATTAGTTTATGGCCATTCACTTCAAAATGCATCCAAGTTGTGTCCGGAATTAGATTTGCAAGCTGCACCAGGGAAGTTTTCATCAGCATGCCTTCTCTAAGGATGTTAGGATTGTCTGAAACCAAGGAAGACTATGAGATGGATTGGTCAGCCAAATGCCTAAAAGAGCTTTTCTATTTGCAAGAACTTTGA
- the LOC140021412 gene encoding zinc finger BED domain-containing protein RICESLEEPER 2-like, with product MRVVDFTYPQMYLPSEASHNISTIRRVLFELYDEYVALAANPTTGGPMASSSSQRQGTNATKKTRWGDFDQYCDEVETSEPHKSELVDYLDKPRQKIGEDLDEFDCLGWWKINRISYPILSRMASDILAILITTVASEATFSAGTRVIDTYRAALHPEIVQVLMCAGDWCRNLHGVKKKMKEAKTIKEFDLPKL from the exons ATGAGGGTTGTGGACTTCACCTACCCTCAAATGTATCTACCTTCAGAGGCTTCTCATAACATTTCCACCATTCGCCGAGTGCTCTTTGAGTTATATGATGAGTATGTTGCTCTAGCGGCGAATCCAACAACAGGAGGGCCAATGGCTTCTAGCTCTTCCCAAAGGCAAGGAACAAATGCGACCAAGAAGACTAGATGGGGTGATTTTGATCAATATTGTGATGAAGTCGAGACTAGCGAACCTCATAAGTCAGAATTGGTTGATTATTTAGACAAGCCTCGCCAAAAGATTGGAGAAGATCTCGATGAATTTGATTGTTTGGGGTGGTGGAAAATAAATCGAATCTCATATCCAATACTTTCTCGAATGGCTAGCGATATATTGGCCATTCTGATAACTACAGTTGCATCGGAGGCCACTTTTAGTGCCGGAACTAGAGTAATTGACACCTATCGAGCAGCACTTCACCCCGAGATAGTTCAAGTATTGATGTGCGCAGGAGATTGGTGTAGGAATCTTCACGGCGTCAAAAAGAAGATGAAG GAAGCCAAGACAATCAAAGAATTCGACTTGCCAAAGCTTTGA
- the LOC140021413 gene encoding zinc finger BED domain-containing protein RICESLEEPER 2-like, with product MVITGHWIDSDWKLQKRVLSFVHIPPPHRGVEIASSIFKSAKEWGIEHKIYSISVDNASNNDVAVRMLKDDISRSKKLLCDGKLFHVRCCAHILNLVVQDGISEIVDITKAIRDSVEFVNRSEGRALMFAEIAQQLHIPGKKLLYDCKTRWNATFEMLNCAIKFKDVFPRFQDREQSYDFCPSAEDWKKS from the coding sequence ATGGTCATCACCGGGCATTGGATTGATTCTGATTGGAAACTACAAAAGCGAGTCTTGAGTTTTGTACATATACCACCGCCTCACCGAGGAGTTGAGATAgcatcttcaatttttaaaagtgCAAAAGAGTGGGGCATTGAGCACAAAATTTACAGCATATCAGTTGATAATGCCTCGAACAATGATGTAGCTGTTAGAATGTTAAAAGATGACATCTCCAGGTCCAAAAAGCTTCTTTGTGATGGAAAATTGTTCCATGTTCGATGCTGTGCACACATCTTGAACCTTGTAGTTCAAGATGGCATTTCTGAGATTGTGGACATCACCAAAGCCATTAGGGATTCCGTGGAATTTGTGAATCGATCAGAGGGGCGTGCATTGATGTTTGCTGAAATTGCGCAACAACTCCATATACCAGGAAAAAAGTTGCTTTACGATTGTAAGACAAGATGGAATGCCACATTTGAGATGCTGAATTGTGCCATCAAATTTAAGGATGTTTTTCCCCGTTTCCAAGATAGAGAGCAAAGTTACGATTTTTGCCCATCTGCTGAGGATTGGAAAAAAAGCTGA
- the LOC140020958 gene encoding uncharacterized protein, whose amino-acid sequence MQSGTRHSTSCSRLEGNAEGVGMAISPPEVSSIPRSSAHDSTTPFTLDTPVFISNDTTTAGVQVFALEEQEEEEEEPTGQIGGDTREVTEAEDEFQIPKRNKTSEAWDDFDEVEENGLNYAICKHCKKKLSRGKSKQTSSMWRHRNRCSARKASIRKAEQQTKLNFQPADDSFPTLPPLSGKFDMEKVREAAAHWVLMHEHPFTILEEEGFNLMMKRAVPEWKKISRATAKNDCMQVYELEKNKLRNKLKNVERVSITNDLWKSKNQKI is encoded by the exons atgcaaagtgGCACTAGACATTCAACGAGTTGCTCAAGATTAGAAGGCAATGCCGAAGGAGTTG GTATGGCAATTAGTCCTCCCGAGGTATCTTCTATCCCGCGATCATCTGCTCATGATTCAACTACTCCATTCACGTTGGATACCCCTGTTTTCATAAGTAATGATACAACAACAGCTGGAGTTCAAGTATTTGCTCTtgaagaacaagaagaagaagaagaagaaccaaCTGGTCAAATAGGAGGAGACACGCGGGAAGTGACTGAAGCTGAAGATGAATTCCAGATccctaaaagaaataaaacatctGAGGCTTGGGATGATTTTGACGAAGTTGAGGAAAATGGATTGAATTATGCCATTTGCAAGCATTGCAAGAAAAAACTGTCAAGAGGCAAGTCAAAGCAAACAAGTAGCATGTGGAGACATCGGAATAGATGTTCAGCCCGAAAAGCAAGCATTAGAAAGGCTGAGCAgcaaacaaaattaaatttcCAGCCAGCTGATGATTCTTTTCCGACTTTGCCACCCTTGAGCGGAAAGTTTGACATGGAGAAAGTTAGAGAGGCAGCTGCACATTGGGTGCTAATGCATGAGCATCCATTCACCATATTAGAAGAAGAAGGCTTCAATCTTATGATGAAACGAGCGGTGCCAGAGTGGAAGAAAATCTCTCGAGCAACAGCAAAAAATGATTGTATGCAAGTATATGAGCTTGAAAAAAATAAGTTGAGGAACAAGTTGAAAAATGTGGAAAGAGTGAGCATCACAAACGATCTTTGgaagtcaaaaaatcaaaagatctAG